One window of Nostoc sp. C052 genomic DNA carries:
- a CDS encoding type II toxin-antitoxin system VapB family antitoxin — MTIITIDDELINEIIAVSDYKNPQEAVIKILCNYLQQQKKELPLFERLRFIDDESAEDDIASLFERDRDTGRNFEL; from the coding sequence ATGACCATTATCACAATAGATGATGAACTAATTAATGAAATTATCGCAGTCAGTGACTATAAAAATCCACAGGAAGCAGTCATTAAAATATTATGCAATTACTTGCAGCAACAAAAAAAAGAACTGCCTTTATTTGAGCGACTACGTTTTATAGACGACGAATCTGCTGAAGATGATATCGCCTCGTTGTTTGAACGTGATAGAGACACAGGTAGGAATTTTGAACTATGA
- a CDS encoding RNA ligase family protein, with product MARVQLVYPKIPDSKNCPWEHCIAFEKYDGTNLHWVWESELGWYAFGTRRDRFDLDDMGIAQFNKAHPGLEEAPEIFNRNFAASLERVFQEKLNCQYPEITVFTEFLGTNSFAGMHRRDDPKQLILFDVQIDKYIITPEQFIQYFSQLHIARVVYRGKITGQFIDDIREGKYSVAEGVICKGGGSNGNNGWMVKIKTYAYMNKLQQAFKDDWKTYWE from the coding sequence ATGGCACGAGTACAACTTGTTTATCCTAAAATCCCAGATAGCAAAAATTGTCCTTGGGAGCATTGTATAGCTTTCGAGAAATATGATGGTACAAATCTCCACTGGGTTTGGGAATCAGAGCTTGGATGGTATGCCTTTGGTACACGTCGAGATCGGTTTGATTTGGATGATATGGGGATTGCACAATTCAACAAAGCACATCCAGGTTTAGAAGAAGCTCCTGAGATTTTTAACAGAAATTTTGCCGCCTCTTTAGAAAGAGTATTTCAAGAAAAATTGAATTGTCAATACCCTGAAATTACTGTGTTTACAGAGTTTCTGGGGACTAACTCTTTTGCAGGAATGCATCGAAGAGATGACCCAAAACAACTAATTCTCTTTGATGTCCAAATAGATAAATATATTATTACTCCCGAACAATTTATTCAATATTTTAGCCAATTACACATTGCACGGGTTGTTTATCGTGGTAAGATTACAGGCCAATTTATTGATGATATTCGAGAAGGTAAATATAGTGTAGCTGAAGGTGTTATCTGTAAAGGAGGTGGCAGCAACGGTAATAACGGATGGATGGTAAAAATTAAAACCTATGCTTATATGAATAAATTACAACAAGCTTTCAAGGATGATTGGAAGACATATTGGGAATAA
- a CDS encoding tetratricopeptide repeat protein: MPLNFTFALSQQQTFELRCDYGLRRLDKTELAALIDSCEQNYYAQQRDHLPYLTQLGRQLYQWLDGNEGWLRKALDEADEQTINLDLIQTSEAQGLNPETERVALGLAHLPWELLHDGAGFLIERQNLSVLPVRSVQQRQTQVIGVQNRPLRLLFMATSPEDPNVPLLDFEREEANILQATKDQPLALIVEESGSVAELANLVKSYPEDHFDVFHLTGHGIIYTKKSYGYLLPTGVTLPDNTPCFITEDEVGNIQLTTANDLAKAFRGRWPRVTFLSGCHTGQVPNQGTVPSMAQALVKAGAGIVLGWARPVYDRTGIVAAQALYQALATGASVEAAVKAAQLEMIDQKCADWHLLRMYRDTRPIVELVTPLRTKHREKLKFTPPEQEFLDEHNQIKVASQFEFVGRRRSLQRCLKALRETSDQIGVFIAGMGGLGKSTLAARLCTRVQAQRPNFARVVLIGPLDEWGLLNKLSNKYERFADVPALLNEPKVSLKGRLQNFFEAIEQEHNQPLLLVLDDFEQNIPTANIEDGSLRMTTGAYKILAAICAALAETGAESRLIVTCRYLKEDTLPPHRLHLESLAGMNSSDIDKICFPLDKEVRQQLKTQRIIHIADGNPRLLKWLLEVMQQPGLATDELLNQLEATEQKFRENILAQTLLDALEVEEKKFLARLSVFHLPVSVEIINAISPTSPPLQKLVSLSLVESATTHATQPANYRVTIILEPLLEAVLSEDEWLATRQQGVKKIHQAWCNENLMETEALEIVRLGLLAKEQEIAVSIGDRIATHWVNNSRFVEALDLCEQILAVFQDYRILGTVARAEEVLGFVQEAVTHYQQALDLCPEEELIRKAATLNNMALQFAQQGDIARAIALWEQSLEICQQIGEVKGKATTLNNMALQFAHQGDIARAIALWEQSLEIQEQIGDVKGKATTLNNMALQIARQGDIARAIALWEQCLEIDEQIGEVEGKATTLNNMALQFAHQGDIARAIALWEQSLEIQEQIGDVKGKATTLNNMALQFAHQGDIARAIALWEQSLEIQEQIGDVKGKATTLNNMALQFAHQGDIARAIALWEQSLEIQEQIGDVKGKATTLNNMALQFAHQGDIAKAIALWEQSLEIQEQIGDVKGKATTLNNMALQFAHQGDIARAIALWEQSLEIQEQIGDVKGKATTLNNMALQFAHQGDIAKAIALWEQCLEIDEQIGNVKGKAATLSNMALVFRRQGDIAKAIALWEQSLEIFEQIRDVKGQATTLANMAYWAGETGDKARQLELNLQAALALAQVHAYGDLVKVLGNLGVADESNRLVYLAQAMWLTLRIQAPLANTINLIRVLFNVVPQGDELEAVLGATAMYFCKYQGEGHPQLEELRELSVKIVSGAAGAQGIETQEAFDNWFVQQRLNDPEYFLPRLNQRLEEIVGDGWLFDPSQVVGE; this comes from the coding sequence ATGCCCCTAAACTTTACCTTCGCCCTCAGTCAACAGCAAACTTTTGAACTGCGCTGTGATTATGGCTTACGTCGCCTGGATAAAACGGAGTTGGCAGCACTCATTGATTCGTGCGAGCAAAATTATTATGCTCAACAAAGAGATCATCTACCTTATCTCACCCAGTTGGGACGGCAACTTTATCAATGGCTGGATGGTAATGAGGGATGGCTGAGAAAGGCGCTGGATGAGGCGGATGAGCAAACGATTAATCTAGATTTGATTCAAACCAGCGAAGCGCAGGGGTTGAACCCGGAAACAGAACGTGTAGCGTTGGGATTGGCACATTTGCCTTGGGAATTGCTACATGATGGTGCAGGGTTTTTAATAGAACGCCAGAATCTTTCCGTTTTGCCTGTGCGTTCAGTGCAGCAGCGTCAAACCCAAGTGATTGGCGTGCAAAATCGCCCGTTACGGTTGCTGTTTATGGCGACTTCACCGGAAGATCCCAATGTGCCGTTATTGGATTTTGAGCGGGAAGAAGCGAATATTTTACAAGCAACCAAGGATCAGCCCTTGGCATTGATTGTTGAGGAAAGTGGCTCGGTTGCTGAGTTGGCTAATTTGGTGAAATCCTACCCAGAAGATCATTTTGATGTCTTTCACCTCACGGGACACGGGATAATTTATACCAAAAAATCTTATGGTTATTTGCTGCCAACAGGTGTAACTCTGCCAGATAATACCCCCTGCTTCATCACCGAGGATGAGGTGGGGAATATCCAACTAACTACCGCCAATGATTTAGCTAAAGCCTTTCGCGGACGCTGGCCGCGTGTAACTTTTCTCTCTGGTTGTCATACGGGACAGGTTCCGAATCAGGGGACAGTTCCCTCAATGGCGCAGGCGTTGGTGAAGGCGGGGGCGGGTATAGTTTTAGGCTGGGCGCGTCCAGTGTATGACCGTACAGGTATTGTGGCAGCACAGGCACTTTATCAAGCTTTGGCGACGGGGGCAAGTGTGGAAGCGGCTGTGAAAGCGGCGCAGCTGGAGATGATTGACCAAAAATGCGCCGACTGGCATCTGTTGCGGATGTATAGAGATACACGCCCCATTGTAGAACTAGTGACACCACTGAGAACAAAGCACCGGGAAAAGCTGAAGTTTACACCGCCAGAGCAAGAATTTCTGGATGAGCATAATCAAATTAAAGTTGCCAGTCAGTTTGAGTTTGTGGGACGCAGACGATCTTTGCAACGGTGTCTCAAGGCTTTGCGGGAAACCAGCGACCAAATTGGCGTATTTATTGCCGGGATGGGGGGACTGGGGAAAAGTACCCTGGCGGCGCGGTTATGTACACGGGTGCAGGCGCAGCGTCCTAATTTTGCGCGAGTTGTGTTGATTGGCCCTCTGGATGAGTGGGGTTTGCTGAATAAGCTTTCTAATAAGTATGAGCGGTTTGCAGATGTCCCCGCACTGTTGAATGAACCAAAGGTGTCTTTGAAAGGGCGGTTGCAAAACTTTTTTGAAGCGATTGAACAAGAACACAATCAACCCTTGCTACTGGTGCTGGATGACTTTGAGCAAAACATCCCCACGGCTAACATTGAAGATGGCTCACTGCGGATGACGACAGGAGCTTACAAAATTTTAGCGGCGATTTGTGCGGCGTTGGCAGAAACCGGGGCAGAAAGTCGGCTGATTGTCACCTGTCGCTATTTGAAAGAGGATACCTTACCACCCCACCGCCTGCACTTGGAATCTTTGGCGGGGATGAACAGCAGTGATATTGATAAAATCTGCTTTCCCTTAGATAAGGAAGTTAGGCAACAGTTAAAAACTCAGCGAATTATCCACATTGCTGATGGGAATCCCCGCTTGCTGAAGTGGCTGTTAGAGGTGATGCAGCAGCCAGGATTAGCGACGGATGAATTACTCAATCAGTTGGAGGCGACTGAGCAGAAATTCCGGGAAAATATCTTGGCGCAAACTCTGCTGGATGCTTTGGAGGTGGAGGAAAAAAAGTTTCTCGCTAGGTTGAGTGTGTTTCACTTACCCGTGAGTGTGGAAATTATCAACGCTATTTCCCCTACTTCCCCACCTCTGCAAAAGCTTGTCAGTCTCAGTCTAGTCGAGTCCGCTACCACTCACGCCACACAACCAGCTAATTACCGAGTGACGATAATTTTAGAACCGTTGTTAGAAGCGGTTTTGAGTGAGGACGAATGGCTTGCAACGCGACAGCAGGGGGTGAAGAAAATCCATCAAGCTTGGTGCAATGAAAACCTCATGGAAACAGAAGCACTGGAAATTGTGCGTTTGGGACTGCTGGCGAAAGAGCAAGAAATTGCCGTCAGCATTGGGGATAGGATTGCAACCCATTGGGTGAATAATTCCCGGTTTGTGGAAGCTTTAGATTTATGTGAGCAAATTTTGGCAGTTTTCCAAGACTACCGCATCTTAGGAACTGTCGCCCGTGCAGAAGAGGTTTTGGGTTTTGTGCAAGAGGCTGTTACCCATTATCAGCAAGCTTTAGACCTTTGCCCTGAAGAGGAATTAATAAGAAAAGCTGCTACCCTCAACAACATGGCACTGCAATTCGCCCAACAAGGGGACATCGCAAGAGCGATCGCACTCTGGGAGCAATCCTTGGAAATATGTCAGCAGATAGGCGAAGTCAAAGGTAAAGCCACTACCCTCAACAACATGGCACTGCAATTCGCCCACCAAGGGGACATCGCTAGAGCAATCGCACTCTGGGAGCAATCCTTGGAAATCCAAGAGCAGATAGGCGATGTCAAAGGTAAAGCCACTACTCTCAACAACATGGCATTGCAAATCGCTCGACAAGGAGACATCGCCAGAGCGATCGCACTGTGGGAGCAATGTTTAGAAATAGATGAGCAGATAGGCGAAGTCGAAGGTAAAGCCACTACCCTCAACAACATGGCACTGCAATTCGCCCACCAAGGGGACATCGCTAGAGCAATCGCACTCTGGGAGCAATCCTTGGAAATCCAAGAGCAGATAGGCGATGTCAAAGGTAAAGCCACTACCCTCAACAACATGGCACTGCAATTCGCCCACCAAGGGGACATCGCTAGAGCAATCGCACTCTGGGAGCAATCCTTGGAAATCCAAGAGCAGATAGGCGATGTCAAAGGTAAAGCCACTACCCTCAACAACATGGCACTGCAATTCGCCCACCAAGGGGACATCGCTAGAGCAATCGCACTCTGGGAGCAATCCTTGGAAATCCAAGAGCAGATAGGCGATGTCAAAGGTAAAGCCACTACCCTCAACAACATGGCACTGCAATTCGCCCACCAAGGGGACATCGCAAAAGCGATCGCACTCTGGGAGCAATCCTTGGAAATCCAAGAGCAGATAGGCGATGTCAAAGGTAAAGCCACTACCCTCAACAACATGGCATTGCAATTCGCCCACCAAGGGGACATCGCTAGAGCAATCGCACTCTGGGAGCAATCCTTGGAAATCCAAGAGCAGATAGGCGATGTCAAAGGTAAAGCCACTACCCTCAACAACATGGCACTGCAATTCGCCCACCAAGGGGACATCGCAAAAGCGATCGCACTGTGGGAGCAATGTTTAGAAATAGATGAGCAGATAGGCAATGTCAAAGGCAAAGCCGCTACCCTCAGCAACATGGCACTGGTATTCCGCCGACAAGGGGACATCGCAAAAGCGATCGCACTGTGGGAGCAATCCTTGGAAATATTTGAGCAGATACGCGATGTCAAAGGTCAAGCCACTACCCTAGCCAATATGGCTTATTGGGCAGGTGAAACTGGAGATAAAGCTAGGCAGTTAGAGCTAAATCTGCAAGCGGCTTTAGCTCTTGCACAAGTTCATGCTTATGGTGATTTGGTAAAAGTTCTAGGTAATTTAGGCGTAGCAGATGAAAGCAACCGTTTGGTTTACTTAGCTCAAGCAATGTGGCTGACGCTGAGAATTCAAGCGCCCTTAGCAAATACCATTAACCTAATCCGTGTTTTATTTAATGTAGTGCCTCAAGGTGATGAACTAGAAGCTGTGCTAGGTGCAACGGCAATGTACTTTTGCAAATACCAAGGTGAAGGTCATCCCCAGTTAGAGGAACTCCGAGAGCTTAGTGTCAAGATTGTATCAGGGGCAGCGGGTGCCCAAGGAATTGAGACGCAGGAAGCGTTTGATAATTGGTTTGTCCAGCAACGGCTAAACGATCCAGAATATTTCCTCCCCCGACTCAATCAACGCCTAGAGGAAATAGTCGGCGATGGGTGGTTGTTTGACCCCAGTCAGGTTGTGGGGGAGTGA
- a CDS encoding ferredoxin codes for MNNITQSSNFSTREEPFSPRCVQVCQNRTCKKQGAAKVLAAFAALPIPDVTVMASSCLGQCGNGPMVLVLPDMIWYSGIQPDEVSLLVEHHLLGGQIVKQMLYYRFHPQKSN; via the coding sequence ATGAACAACATAACTCAATCATCAAACTTCTCCACAAGAGAGGAACCATTTTCTCCTAGATGTGTGCAAGTTTGTCAAAATCGCACTTGTAAAAAGCAAGGTGCAGCCAAGGTATTAGCCGCTTTTGCAGCTTTGCCAATCCCTGATGTAACGGTAATGGCTAGCAGCTGTTTGGGACAATGTGGCAATGGGCCGATGGTGCTGGTATTACCCGATATGATCTGGTATAGCGGCATTCAACCAGATGAAGTATCTCTACTGGTAGAACATCATTTGCTAGGTGGTCAAATAGTCAAACAGATGCTCTATTATCGGTTTCATCCCCAAAAATCAAACTAA
- a CDS encoding folate-binding protein YgfZ codes for MPTSTIDDQDAAAIEAARVGVAICDRTAWGRIKVSGDDRLNFLHNQSTNNFQILKPGQGCDTVFVTSTARTIDLATAYVREDAVILLVSPNRRQFLMEWLDKYIFFADKVELSDITQYTNTFSLIGPGSDAVLEKLGIGELIGQPYGSHKVYTIAPAEGVRIAVGSGLAAPGYTLTFPYTDKATVWNKLLEAGAVEMSDRAWDTLRILQGRPAPDSELTDDYNPLEVGLWQTISFNKGCYIGQETIARLNTYKGVKQHLFGIHLSAPAEVGSAIAIGDEKVGKLTSYTETADGYFGLGYIRTKAGGVGLKVQVGETEGEIVEIPFVSHEYP; via the coding sequence ATGCCAACATCTACAATTGACGATCAAGACGCAGCAGCTATCGAAGCCGCCAGAGTTGGGGTTGCAATATGCGATCGCACCGCCTGGGGACGCATCAAAGTGTCTGGCGACGATCGCCTCAATTTCTTACACAATCAAAGTACTAACAATTTCCAAATACTCAAGCCAGGACAAGGTTGTGATACGGTTTTTGTCACTTCCACAGCCAGAACAATTGATTTAGCAACCGCCTACGTGAGAGAAGACGCGGTAATCTTGCTGGTTTCGCCCAACCGCCGCCAGTTTCTTATGGAATGGCTAGATAAATATATTTTCTTTGCCGACAAGGTGGAATTATCTGATATTACACAATACACCAACACTTTCAGCCTCATTGGCCCAGGAAGTGATGCTGTTTTAGAAAAGCTGGGTATTGGCGAACTCATTGGTCAACCTTATGGTAGTCACAAAGTATATACAATTGCTCCTGCCGAGGGAGTGCGGATTGCTGTGGGTAGCGGGTTAGCTGCTCCCGGATACACGTTGACTTTCCCCTATACTGACAAAGCAACAGTATGGAATAAATTGTTAGAAGCTGGGGCAGTCGAGATGAGCGATCGCGCCTGGGATACTTTGCGAATCTTACAAGGACGCCCAGCCCCAGATTCGGAACTCACAGATGATTACAATCCCCTGGAAGTTGGTTTGTGGCAAACAATTTCTTTTAATAAAGGTTGTTATATTGGGCAAGAAACCATTGCTCGGTTAAATACATATAAAGGTGTAAAACAACACCTTTTTGGGATACATCTCAGTGCCCCTGCGGAAGTAGGAAGTGCGATCGCCATTGGAGATGAAAAGGTCGGCAAACTTACCAGTTACACAGAAACCGCTGATGGTTACTTTGGACTAGGTTACATTCGCACTAAAGCTGGTGGCGTAGGCTTAAAAGTCCAAGTAGGAGAAACTGAGGGTGAAATAGTAGAAATCCCCTTTGTCTCTCACGAGTATCCATAA
- a CDS encoding cysteine synthase A: MDIKNGFVGTVGNTPLIRLNSFSEETGCEILAKAEFLNPGGSVKDRAALYIIEDAEEKGLLKPGGTVVEGTAGNTGIGLAHICNAKGYKCLIIIPDTQSQEKIDAMTALGAEVRPVPAVPYKDPNNYVKLSGRVAAELENAIWANQFDNLANRRAHYETTGPEIWAQTDGKIDGWTAATGTGGTFAGVALYLKEQNPAVKCVVADPLGSGLYSYVKTGEIKIEGNSITEGIGNSRVTANMEGAPADDAIQIDDKEALRVVYQLLRKDGLLMGGSTGINVGAAVALAKQLGPGHTIVTILCDSGSRYQSRIFNPEWLASKGLSID, from the coding sequence ATGGATATTAAAAATGGCTTCGTCGGCACTGTTGGTAACACACCTCTGATTCGCTTAAACAGCTTCAGCGAAGAAACAGGGTGTGAAATCCTTGCTAAAGCAGAATTTCTCAATCCTGGCGGTTCCGTCAAAGACCGCGCCGCACTTTACATTATTGAAGATGCAGAAGAGAAAGGTTTACTCAAACCTGGTGGCACGGTTGTCGAAGGAACCGCTGGTAATACTGGCATTGGACTAGCTCATATTTGCAACGCCAAAGGCTACAAATGTCTAATTATCATTCCCGATACCCAGTCACAAGAAAAAATAGACGCAATGACAGCACTAGGCGCAGAAGTTCGTCCCGTCCCTGCTGTACCCTACAAAGACCCGAACAACTACGTCAAACTATCTGGCAGAGTTGCTGCTGAGTTAGAAAATGCCATTTGGGCAAATCAGTTTGATAACTTAGCTAACCGCCGCGCCCACTACGAAACCACAGGACCAGAAATTTGGGCCCAAACAGATGGTAAAATAGATGGATGGACAGCTGCAACTGGTACTGGTGGTACTTTTGCTGGTGTGGCGTTGTACTTGAAAGAACAAAATCCGGCGGTTAAATGCGTTGTTGCCGATCCTCTGGGTAGTGGACTTTATAGCTATGTGAAAACTGGCGAAATCAAGATAGAAGGGAATTCCATCACCGAAGGCATTGGTAACAGTCGTGTCACAGCCAATATGGAAGGCGCACCTGCTGACGATGCCATTCAAATAGATGACAAAGAAGCTTTGCGGGTAGTTTACCAACTGCTGAGGAAAGATGGGCTATTAATGGGCGGTTCAACGGGTATTAATGTTGGGGCAGCTGTTGCCTTAGCAAAGCAGTTGGGCCCAGGACATACCATTGTCACCATCTTATGTGATAGTGGTTCTCGGTATCAGTCGCGGATATTTAACCCGGAATGGCTAGCCTCAAAAGGACTTTCAATAGATTAG
- a CDS encoding type II toxin-antitoxin system VapC family toxin, whose product MSEFVKKAPNPQVSQWLNQQPIEQLFLSSITIAEIKKGIYKIQDSQPERYQKLKIWLQRVEIEFTSHILPLTDDILDNWAKFSANAELKGKKLAVMDSLIAATAHHHKLTLVTRNVDDFKLTPVKIMNPYSLV is encoded by the coding sequence ATGTCTGAGTTTGTTAAAAAAGCTCCCAACCCCCAAGTTAGTCAATGGTTAAATCAGCAACCGATTGAACAACTATTTTTAAGTAGTATTACTATCGCTGAAATAAAAAAAGGGATTTATAAGATCCAAGACTCACAACCTGAACGATATCAAAAACTAAAAATATGGCTGCAAAGAGTAGAAATTGAATTTACCTCTCATATTTTACCGCTAACTGATGATATTTTAGATAATTGGGCAAAATTTTCTGCAAATGCCGAATTGAAAGGTAAAAAATTAGCTGTAATGGATAGTCTAATTGCCGCAACAGCACATCATCATAAATTAACTTTAGTTACCCGTAATGTTGATGATTTTAAACTGACACCAGTTAAAATTATGAATCCTTACAGTCTTGTGTAA
- a CDS encoding DUF5331 domain-containing protein gives MNIQQLRQSLKQKWLSYYEQNIPWLVKMRIWGTYDGLRRPLSGFILATLSVLEPQFDEILSFMMDLNNDPDKIVTALGLNFNPDKELRLIKSEYSMATSQAENESPDEKYSEDKHLSSVVTATKIAPDSSAKTLDSKSPRTDQLVPSVTATTEVVRTRKPELVVTFATKIAPDTPVKTPSSSFLSEYQPLRSSFAAYRQTSPLERLPSGTSLTMTAEVNSKAKTMPSVALATEAKSNAASARIPVGALLAITTEINSNGKPVRSLAITTELKSNGKHQNIPPQEVKSKVNLPTTNARNLASWVDEFCQGTKWDGKEDILI, from the coding sequence ATGAATATCCAACAGCTGCGTCAATCCTTAAAACAAAAGTGGCTGAGTTACTACGAGCAAAATATTCCCTGGTTGGTCAAAATGCGAATTTGGGGCACTTACGATGGTTTGCGTCGTCCTTTGTCCGGTTTTATTTTGGCAACACTGTCTGTTTTGGAACCTCAGTTTGATGAAATACTTTCTTTTATGATGGATCTGAATAACGATCCAGATAAAATAGTCACCGCTTTAGGTCTTAACTTTAATCCTGACAAAGAGTTACGTTTAATAAAATCAGAGTATTCTATGGCTACAAGCCAAGCTGAAAACGAGTCGCCAGATGAGAAGTATTCTGAGGATAAACATCTGTCATCGGTTGTAACTGCTACCAAGATTGCACCTGATTCTTCTGCTAAGACTCTAGACTCCAAGTCGCCACGCACCGATCAACTTGTGCCATCAGTTACGGCTACAACGGAGGTAGTTCGCACACGCAAACCTGAGTTGGTAGTTACATTTGCTACTAAAATTGCTCCAGATACTCCGGTAAAAACGCCATCCTCCAGTTTTCTAAGCGAATATCAACCACTACGTAGCAGCTTTGCAGCTTATCGTCAGACATCGCCCCTTGAACGCCTCCCTTCAGGAACCTCGCTGACAATGACTGCTGAGGTTAACAGCAAAGCTAAAACTATGCCATCTGTGGCATTAGCTACAGAGGCTAAGAGCAACGCGGCATCTGCCCGAATCCCTGTAGGCGCATTGCTGGCAATTACCACTGAGATTAACAGTAATGGTAAACCAGTGCGATCGCTAGCAATTACTACTGAGCTTAAAAGCAACGGTAAACATCAGAATATTCCACCACAAGAAGTTAAAAGCAAAGTGAATTTACCAACCACTAATGCCCGTAATCTAGCTTCTTGGGTAGATGAATTTTGTCAAGGTACTAAATGGGATGGGAAAGAGGATATTTTGATTTGA
- a CDS encoding DUF433 domain-containing protein, translating into MDWQQYIHSDPKILLGKPTVKGTRLSVEFLLGLFAAGWTEQQVVENYPTLTSEALRAVFAFTAECMREESFL; encoded by the coding sequence ATGGACTGGCAACAGTACATTCATTCAGACCCCAAAATTTTGCTGGGTAAGCCGACTGTCAAAGGAACTCGTTTATCTGTAGAGTTCTTATTGGGTTTGTTTGCAGCAGGATGGACAGAACAACAAGTGGTAGAAAACTATCCTACTCTAACCTCAGAAGCATTAAGGGCAGTATTTGCTTTTACAGCAGAGTGTATGCGTGAAGAATCTTTTCTATAA